DNA from Deltaproteobacteria bacterium:
CGTGGTGGTCGGTGACGGAGTTCCCTTGCCGTCGCACGCCTTCTCGCGGCAGCGAGACCAATGGCGGGCGGCCGTCATCCTGGACGCGCTCGCGGATGCCAAGCGCGCCGACTGGCTCCGCCTGCTGGGCATTACAGACGTGGACCTCTACGCGCCCGACCTGAACTTCGTGTTCGGCGAGGCCGACGAGCGAAGGGGCGTGGCGGTGTTCTCGACCGCGCGCCTGCGCCTGGCCGCGGAAAGGACCGACCGGCTGCGGCGACGCGCCGCCACCGAGGCGATCCACGAGCTCGGCCACACTTTCGGGCTCAGGCACTGCTCCCGACCGAGCTGCGTGATGTGGTTCTCCAACACGCTGGCGGAGACGGATAGAAAGGACATGAGGCCCTGCGCGGAGCACGCGCGCGAGTTGGCGCGCGCGCTCGACGCCAGCGGGTAGGCGTCAGTTGCGAGCGCCCGTCGGGCTGGGTAGCAGGATTCGGATCGAGATCACGTCGGCGCCGACGCTGCATCTGATTCGGAGAGCAGCCTCATCACCGCTTCGCGCGTGGGCAATCCCGCCTGCGC
Protein-coding regions in this window:
- a CDS encoding archaemetzincin family Zn-dependent metalloprotease, producing MLTDACAVTLATHARPIVIAPVGQIERRLVASAAEDSRAILGRDVVVGDGVPLPSHAFSRQRDQWRAAVILDALADAKRADWLRLLGITDVDLYAPDLNFVFGEADERRGVAVFSTARLRLAAERTDRLRRRAATEAIHELGHTFGLRHCSRPSCVMWFSNTLAETDRKDMRPCAEHARELARALDASG